A genomic region of Kribbella sp. NBC_00382 contains the following coding sequences:
- a CDS encoding phosphotransferase, protein MTRDTELEQRLVLRLPAVLGEAPSAIEPVKYAANSPTTAGLFRLRLGNGESRFVKVLRSYRLWPALDLLPGEFRTMALAGDLWRYEADVYLGGLADSLPTGMRLPTVYAIDHLDDDHLVMVVEDVRTTESPWTPERYGRAAELLGRLNVRLTRTDALPAAADRSPGRTTRLMVDGFVKQFALPPLLDPSTWQHPLLAGSALQGDLAELAVRIPQLLHELAQRSQLMSHGDACPQNLLVPANAPDTFVGIDWSMTGLVAAGDDLGQLLIGRAHSGELTVDELAELRELVITRYHDGLAAEGRIDISLDEVRTGLDGALILRNAFMSLPLDRLHEPVTDELAALVRRRLELTRYLVELGAVSLSR, encoded by the coding sequence GTGACGAGGGATACAGAGTTGGAACAGCGCTTGGTACTACGGCTGCCCGCCGTGCTCGGGGAAGCACCGTCGGCGATCGAGCCAGTGAAGTACGCCGCAAACTCCCCGACGACGGCCGGGCTCTTCAGGCTGCGGCTCGGCAACGGGGAGTCGAGATTCGTCAAGGTCCTCCGCTCGTACCGGCTCTGGCCGGCGCTCGACCTGCTGCCCGGTGAGTTCCGGACGATGGCGTTGGCGGGCGACCTGTGGCGGTACGAGGCCGACGTCTACCTGGGCGGACTCGCCGACTCCCTGCCGACCGGAATGCGGCTGCCCACGGTCTACGCCATCGACCACCTGGACGACGACCACCTGGTGATGGTGGTCGAAGACGTCCGTACTACGGAGTCGCCCTGGACCCCCGAACGCTACGGACGCGCCGCCGAGCTGCTCGGCCGCCTGAACGTCAGGCTGACCAGAACCGACGCATTGCCCGCAGCCGCTGACCGGTCGCCCGGCCGCACCACCAGGTTGATGGTCGACGGATTCGTCAAGCAGTTCGCCCTACCCCCGTTGCTCGATCCCTCGACCTGGCAGCACCCGTTGCTGGCCGGCTCAGCCCTGCAAGGCGACTTGGCGGAGTTGGCCGTGCGCATCCCGCAATTGCTGCACGAACTGGCGCAACGCTCGCAATTGATGAGCCACGGCGACGCCTGCCCGCAGAACCTGCTCGTACCGGCCAACGCGCCCGATACGTTCGTCGGGATCGACTGGTCGATGACCGGATTGGTTGCCGCCGGCGACGATCTCGGCCAGCTGCTGATCGGTCGCGCGCACTCCGGCGAGCTGACCGTCGACGAGCTCGCCGAATTGCGTGAGCTGGTCATCACGCGCTACCACGACGGCCTCGCCGCAGAAGGGCGCATCGACATCAGCCTGGACGAGGTACGGACTGGTCTGGACGGTGCGCTGATCCTGCGCAATGCCTTCATGTCCCTACCCCTCGACCGCCTGCACGAACCTGTGACGGACGAGCTGGCGGCCTTGGTGCGCCGGCGACTGGAATTAACTCGGTACCTGGTGGAGCTCGGCGCTGTTAGCCTGAGCAGGTGA
- a CDS encoding 2-dehydropantoate 2-reductase: MTIAVYGAGGIGCYIGGRLAAGGSEVVFIGRQRLADEVAEHGLHLTDYLGADLVVPAVRFETTPAAAGEADLVLVTVKSAGTATAADELATVLKPGATVVSFQNGIRNGEVLHERLPEQTVLTGMVPFNVLNRGGGAFHQGTQGKLDVQKHAALEPYAEAFTRAGLPLTQHDEILPVQWAKLLLNLNNPVNALSDLPLRDELAQRAYRRCLAAAQTETLTLLKAAGIKPAQVTGVPPQRLPGLLSLPDFIFKRLAGKMLAIDPLARTSMWEDLQAGRRTEIDYLNGEVVRLAESLGRSAPINAKLIELIRKAESGTSPAIPGPTLLKLITS; the protein is encoded by the coding sequence GTGACGATCGCGGTTTATGGCGCGGGTGGGATCGGCTGTTATATCGGAGGGCGGTTGGCGGCCGGTGGGTCGGAGGTCGTCTTCATCGGGCGGCAGCGGCTGGCTGATGAGGTGGCCGAGCATGGGCTGCACCTGACCGATTACCTCGGCGCCGATCTCGTAGTACCGGCTGTGCGTTTCGAGACGACGCCGGCCGCGGCTGGCGAGGCTGACCTTGTGCTGGTCACGGTGAAGTCCGCCGGTACTGCGACAGCCGCCGACGAACTCGCGACGGTGCTCAAGCCCGGTGCGACGGTGGTGAGCTTCCAGAACGGCATCCGCAACGGCGAGGTGCTGCATGAGCGGTTGCCGGAGCAGACCGTGCTGACCGGGATGGTGCCGTTCAACGTGCTCAACCGTGGCGGCGGCGCGTTCCATCAAGGGACGCAGGGCAAGCTCGACGTACAGAAGCATGCTGCGTTGGAGCCTTATGCAGAAGCGTTTACCCGGGCGGGCCTTCCGCTGACGCAGCACGACGAGATCCTGCCGGTGCAGTGGGCGAAGCTACTGCTCAACCTGAACAACCCGGTCAACGCGCTTTCCGACCTGCCACTGCGCGACGAACTGGCTCAGCGTGCCTACCGCCGCTGTCTCGCAGCGGCCCAGACGGAAACCCTCACGCTGCTGAAGGCCGCCGGGATCAAGCCGGCGCAGGTCACCGGCGTACCGCCGCAACGCCTGCCGGGGTTGCTGAGCCTGCCCGACTTCATCTTCAAACGCCTGGCGGGCAAGATGCTCGCCATCGATCCGCTCGCCCGCACCTCGATGTGGGAAGACCTCCAGGCCGGCCGCCGCACCGAGATCGACTACCTGAACGGCGAGGTGGTCCGCCTCGCCGAATCCCTCGGCCGCTCAGCCCCCATCAACGCCAAGCTGATCGAGCTGATCCGCAAAGCTGAGTCAGGCACCTCCCCCGCGATCCCCGGCCCCACCCTGCTGAAGCTCATCACCTCCTGA
- a CDS encoding 3-keto-5-aminohexanoate cleavage protein, with product MDAILKCCLNGDRSRADHPAVPLTPAELAQAAYDAAKAGADAVHFHPRDAEGRESLRWSDVEPAVAAVREWCPELPLGVSTREEIEPDLDTRLALLSEWDAGPDFASVNWHEDGAEQIARLLLERGIGVEAGLFTPDAARKFLSWRGPVVRVLVEAIPGISPGTDGIAAAQAVLDVLPAGVELVVHGEGEWAWPVLEWARSKGYGLRAGFEDMLTGPAGQHVTNNGELITYLRGIR from the coding sequence ATGGATGCGATCCTGAAGTGCTGCTTGAACGGCGACCGTTCGCGCGCCGATCACCCCGCTGTGCCGCTGACTCCTGCCGAGCTCGCTCAGGCCGCGTACGACGCTGCGAAGGCCGGCGCCGACGCGGTGCACTTCCACCCGCGTGATGCGGAGGGGCGGGAGAGCCTGCGGTGGTCCGATGTTGAGCCGGCCGTTGCCGCAGTACGGGAGTGGTGTCCTGAGCTGCCGCTCGGGGTGTCGACTCGGGAGGAGATCGAGCCGGACCTCGACACTCGCTTGGCTTTGCTCAGTGAATGGGATGCCGGGCCGGATTTCGCGAGCGTCAACTGGCACGAGGACGGTGCCGAGCAGATCGCGAGACTGCTGCTCGAGCGAGGGATCGGCGTCGAGGCGGGACTCTTCACGCCGGACGCGGCCCGGAAGTTCCTGAGCTGGCGCGGTCCGGTCGTCCGCGTGCTTGTCGAGGCAATACCTGGGATCTCGCCCGGTACGGACGGAATCGCGGCCGCCCAAGCCGTGCTCGACGTCCTGCCGGCCGGGGTCGAGCTGGTCGTCCATGGCGAAGGCGAGTGGGCTTGGCCGGTACTGGAGTGGGCGCGCTCCAAGGGCTACGGACTGCGCGCCGGCTTCGAGGACATGCTCACCGGCCCCGCCGGACAGCACGTCACTAACAACGGAGAACTGATCACCTACCTGAGGGGAATCCGATGA
- a CDS encoding RNA polymerase sigma factor, which yields MTPGDEESLGARFQRGEDAALHEMYEQYAGPMFVTAISLLGNREQAADAVQRAFVQAWKAADGFDPERELKPWLYAITRRAAVDVYRRERRTANHVSLQVVRELSDEGPSMERIWRSWEVRSAVSQLRAEEREVLELAYYHGYTQTEIATELGLALGTVKSRTARAQRRLADLLSHLREPTAVAS from the coding sequence ATGACACCGGGGGACGAAGAGTCTTTGGGGGCGCGGTTCCAGCGCGGCGAGGATGCGGCGCTGCATGAGATGTACGAGCAGTACGCCGGGCCGATGTTCGTGACGGCGATCAGCTTGCTGGGAAATCGCGAGCAGGCGGCCGATGCCGTGCAGCGCGCGTTTGTGCAGGCGTGGAAGGCCGCTGACGGGTTCGATCCGGAGCGTGAGTTGAAGCCTTGGTTGTACGCGATCACGCGGCGGGCGGCGGTTGATGTGTATCGGCGTGAGCGGCGTACTGCGAATCATGTGTCGCTGCAGGTTGTGCGTGAACTGTCGGACGAGGGGCCTTCGATGGAGCGAATCTGGCGGTCGTGGGAGGTGCGGTCCGCCGTCTCTCAGTTGCGGGCTGAGGAGCGTGAAGTTCTGGAGCTCGCCTACTACCACGGTTATACGCAGACGGAGATCGCGACTGAGCTGGGTTTGGCGCTCGGCACCGTCAAGAGCCGCACTGCCCGCGCCCAGCGAAGGTTGGCCGACCTCTTGTCCCACCTCCGCGAACCCACCGCGGTAGCTAGCTGA
- the idi gene encoding isopentenyl-diphosphate Delta-isomerase, protein MQTERVVLVDDSGRAIGTEAKATVHHAATPLHLAFSSYVFDERGRVLLTQRAFGKRTWPGVWTNSCCGHPLPGESMESAVRRRLADELGLVAASVELVLPEFRYRAVMPDGVVENELCPVFRVTCAGEPVADEAEVAAYEWVEWGDLGVRTDLSPWCVLQLSELAGLGESPLEWPVADAARLPLAAQLGSSGQVDR, encoded by the coding sequence GTGCAGACGGAAAGGGTGGTACTGGTCGACGATTCCGGTCGGGCGATCGGGACCGAGGCCAAGGCGACGGTGCATCACGCCGCGACGCCGCTGCATCTCGCGTTCTCCAGCTACGTCTTCGACGAGCGCGGGCGGGTGTTGCTGACTCAGCGCGCGTTCGGCAAGCGGACCTGGCCGGGTGTCTGGACCAACAGTTGCTGCGGGCATCCCTTGCCGGGCGAGTCGATGGAATCCGCAGTACGCCGCCGGCTGGCCGATGAGCTCGGGTTGGTAGCTGCTTCGGTGGAGTTGGTACTGCCTGAGTTCCGGTATCGCGCAGTCATGCCGGACGGGGTGGTCGAGAACGAGTTGTGCCCGGTGTTTCGGGTCACCTGCGCTGGCGAGCCGGTGGCCGATGAGGCCGAGGTCGCGGCGTACGAGTGGGTTGAGTGGGGCGATCTCGGCGTACGGACCGATCTGTCGCCTTGGTGCGTACTGCAGTTGAGCGAGCTGGCCGGGCTCGGGGAGTCGCCGCTGGAGTGGCCGGTTGCCGATGCCGCCCGGCTGCCGCTGGCCGCTCAATTGGGCAGCTCTGGGCAGGTTGATAGGTAG
- a CDS encoding lipase family protein: protein MNPESGRRLPRIAGAVLLSAVLVTGLASTADAHTKPGKVVKIEQLPDDLKLPGSAKAQRLHYTSTGFDGRPTVVSGALFVPPGKAPKGGWPALSWAHGTVGIADNCANSVSGRSQRDIDYLTSWLAAGYAIVASDYEGFGTPGTHPYLNGKSEAYGPIDVVRAGRQADKSLSRKWIASGQSQGAQAVLFAGTLEDKYAPELDYRGTISTAPISQWQLTFDAVRPFTPDTPANPFVILILAGTKASHPHTFNPDRYLTSFGKSLYQRALETDCYTSIAQLAAGKKSQDLYAVDTAEADQLVDLLIADAEIPIKHHDRPIFLAQGTADTVVYAPATTLTADQLRAKGNDLTYRIYPGIDHNGLLGAAKPEILAWAAQRFQH from the coding sequence ATGAATCCCGAATCCGGACGACGACTGCCGCGTATCGCCGGCGCCGTCCTGTTGTCCGCAGTACTGGTCACCGGCCTGGCATCGACCGCCGACGCCCACACGAAGCCGGGCAAGGTGGTGAAGATCGAGCAGCTACCCGACGACCTGAAGCTGCCCGGCTCGGCGAAAGCCCAACGACTCCACTACACCTCGACCGGCTTCGACGGCCGGCCGACTGTCGTATCGGGTGCGCTGTTCGTGCCACCAGGCAAGGCGCCCAAGGGCGGCTGGCCGGCACTGAGCTGGGCGCACGGCACAGTCGGTATCGCCGACAACTGCGCGAACTCAGTCAGCGGCCGATCGCAACGCGACATCGACTACCTGACCAGCTGGCTCGCCGCCGGCTACGCGATCGTCGCCTCCGACTACGAAGGCTTCGGTACGCCCGGCACCCACCCGTACCTGAACGGCAAGTCCGAGGCGTACGGCCCGATCGACGTCGTCCGAGCTGGTCGCCAGGCGGACAAGTCGCTAAGCCGCAAGTGGATCGCATCGGGCCAGTCGCAAGGCGCGCAGGCCGTGTTGTTCGCCGGCACTCTGGAGGACAAGTACGCCCCGGAGCTCGACTACCGCGGCACGATCTCCACGGCGCCGATCTCCCAATGGCAGCTGACCTTCGACGCAGTCCGCCCGTTCACTCCGGACACCCCGGCGAACCCCTTCGTCATCCTCATCCTGGCGGGCACGAAGGCCTCCCACCCGCACACCTTCAACCCCGACCGCTACCTGACGTCTTTCGGGAAGTCCCTCTATCAGAGGGCGCTTGAGACCGACTGCTACACGTCTATCGCCCAACTAGCAGCCGGCAAGAAGAGCCAGGACCTGTACGCCGTCGACACCGCCGAGGCCGACCAGCTCGTAGACCTCCTCATCGCCGACGCCGAGATCCCGATCAAACACCATGATCGCCCGATCTTCCTCGCCCAGGGCACCGCCGACACCGTTGTCTACGCCCCCGCCACCACGCTCACCGCCGACCAACTACGGGCCAAGGGCAACGACCTCACGTACAGGATCTATCCAGGCATCGACCACAACGGGTTGCTGGGCGCCGCCAAGCCCGAGATTCTCGCCTGGGCCGCCCAACGCTTCCAACACTGA
- a CDS encoding RNA polymerase sigma factor gives MTVRPDDLDPRSDSELIAAVAEGDRGAMRELFDRHQPWLSARLRHRCGDPDLVAEAVLDAFVVVWRQPGRYKGDGEVAAWLWGIAIRTLLHAVRPRKSVLDRLVQLRPPQVASAEEVVLQSVEHSDVGLALSRLSPELRAVVQTTVLDGLSTREAAALLGIPRGTVKSRMSRARLELREALL, from the coding sequence GTGACTGTCAGGCCGGACGATCTGGACCCGCGCAGCGACAGCGAGCTGATCGCCGCTGTCGCCGAGGGGGATCGTGGCGCCATGCGCGAGCTGTTCGACCGGCATCAGCCATGGCTTTCAGCGCGGCTGAGGCATCGGTGTGGTGACCCCGACCTGGTCGCCGAGGCGGTGCTGGACGCCTTCGTTGTCGTGTGGCGGCAGCCCGGAAGATACAAGGGCGATGGTGAGGTCGCAGCCTGGCTCTGGGGTATCGCGATCCGCACGCTGCTGCACGCCGTACGGCCACGCAAGTCGGTTCTGGATCGACTCGTTCAACTGCGGCCACCTCAGGTGGCCTCCGCGGAGGAAGTTGTCTTGCAGTCGGTCGAACACAGCGATGTCGGCCTCGCCCTGTCCCGGTTGTCACCGGAGCTGCGTGCCGTGGTCCAAACGACAGTGCTCGATGGCTTGTCCACTCGTGAGGCAGCTGCCCTGCTTGGCATCCCACGCGGCACAGTCAAGAGCCGGATGAGCCGAGCTCGGCTTGAATTGAGGGAGGCGCTGCTATGA
- the tyrS gene encoding tyrosine--tRNA ligase has protein sequence MTHVPAVLERLRRTTDTIIGEQDLIDRLVSGRRLRIKYGVDCTAPDLHLGHAVNLWMMRQLQDLGHQVVFLLGDLTTRIGDPTGRSETRPMLTPEQIEVNAASFLEQVSLVLRTEPELLEVRRNSEWYGSMEVATLLGLFSQVTQAQLMARDMFRDRVAAGREIALHELIYPVLQGYDSFAMASDLTIVGSDQLFNEQLGRHFQQRLGAAPQAVVITTITPGIDGGPKQSKSLNNYIGLTDPPREKFGKVMSLPDTLVQTYAHVYSELPLEVVAALGEAAAHGGPAARDAKLKLAAAIVTRYHGANVAKAERAAFTEQFSQRSIPADLPEVVVKTSRPTILELLQAARPELSNSELRRLIRQGAVSIDDQKVLSHDRHVPLSGPVTLRSGSRTFHRIVADL, from the coding sequence ATGACCCACGTACCGGCCGTACTCGAGCGGCTGCGGCGCACCACGGACACGATCATCGGCGAGCAGGACCTGATCGACCGATTGGTGTCCGGCCGCAGACTGCGGATCAAATATGGCGTCGACTGCACCGCGCCCGACCTGCATCTCGGCCATGCCGTCAACCTGTGGATGATGCGCCAGCTGCAGGATCTCGGCCATCAGGTCGTCTTCCTGCTCGGCGATCTGACCACCCGGATCGGCGACCCAACCGGGCGGTCCGAGACGCGGCCGATGCTGACGCCGGAGCAGATCGAGGTGAATGCGGCGTCGTTTCTTGAGCAGGTGTCGCTGGTGCTTCGGACGGAGCCGGAGCTGCTCGAAGTACGGCGGAACTCCGAGTGGTACGGGTCGATGGAGGTTGCCACGCTGCTCGGGTTATTCAGTCAGGTGACGCAGGCGCAGTTGATGGCGCGGGACATGTTCCGCGATCGGGTGGCGGCTGGGCGGGAGATTGCGCTGCATGAACTGATTTACCCGGTGCTGCAGGGGTACGACAGCTTCGCGATGGCCAGCGATCTCACCATCGTGGGGTCCGATCAGCTCTTCAACGAGCAACTCGGGCGGCATTTCCAGCAGCGGCTCGGGGCGGCTCCGCAGGCCGTCGTGATCACCACGATCACGCCGGGGATCGACGGCGGGCCGAAGCAGTCGAAGTCGCTGAACAACTACATCGGGCTGACCGATCCGCCGCGGGAGAAGTTTGGCAAGGTGATGAGCCTGCCGGACACGCTGGTCCAGACGTACGCGCACGTCTACAGCGAGCTTCCGCTGGAGGTCGTCGCGGCGCTTGGCGAGGCCGCGGCGCATGGTGGTCCGGCGGCCCGCGATGCCAAGCTCAAGCTGGCCGCCGCGATCGTGACCCGGTACCACGGTGCGAACGTCGCGAAGGCCGAGCGGGCCGCGTTCACCGAGCAGTTCAGTCAGCGCAGTATCCCGGCCGATCTTCCGGAGGTGGTAGTGAAGACCTCCCGGCCGACCATTCTGGAGTTGCTGCAGGCGGCGCGTCCTGAGCTGAGCAACTCCGAACTCCGCCGGCTGATCCGCCAGGGAGCAGTCTCGATCGACGACCAGAAGGTGCTCAGCCATGACCGACACGTCCCCCTTTCCGGGCCCGTCACCCTCCGCTCCGGTTCCCGGACCTTCCACCGCATCGTCGCCGACCTCTGA
- a CDS encoding class I SAM-dependent methyltransferase, with amino-acid sequence MTVQIDPANADQLQAWDTAEGVFWAEEAHLFEHALHRYDDALLALAAIRDGDQVLDLGCGTGSVTEAAGRLAGSGTALGVDLSSPMLAIAEQSAAGLTNVAYLQADAQVYPFPDGEFDVVLSRTGSMFFADQVAAFTNLGRAMRPGGRLALLSWRSAAENEWFTALTTALAAGRELPSPGAPGPFAQADPLMVTRDLKAAGFAEPSFEAIDEPMYFGPDVPTAEGVAYASSAWLIGSRKK; translated from the coding sequence ATGACTGTCCAGATCGATCCGGCGAACGCCGATCAACTGCAGGCCTGGGACACCGCCGAGGGCGTGTTCTGGGCCGAAGAAGCCCACCTCTTCGAGCACGCACTGCATCGCTATGACGACGCGCTGTTGGCTTTGGCTGCCATTCGCGATGGCGACCAGGTGCTCGACCTCGGCTGCGGAACCGGCAGCGTCACCGAGGCCGCCGGACGGTTGGCGGGCTCCGGTACTGCGCTCGGCGTCGACCTCTCGTCGCCGATGCTCGCGATTGCCGAGCAATCAGCCGCCGGGCTGACGAACGTCGCGTACCTCCAGGCCGATGCACAGGTCTACCCGTTCCCGGACGGCGAGTTCGATGTCGTCCTCAGCCGGACCGGGAGCATGTTCTTCGCCGACCAGGTGGCCGCCTTCACCAACCTCGGTCGCGCGATGCGTCCGGGTGGGCGACTCGCCTTGCTCAGTTGGCGATCCGCGGCTGAGAACGAGTGGTTCACGGCGCTCACCACGGCCCTTGCCGCCGGCCGAGAGCTGCCGTCACCTGGTGCACCAGGACCGTTCGCGCAGGCCGATCCGTTGATGGTCACCCGTGACCTGAAGGCGGCCGGGTTCGCCGAGCCATCCTTCGAGGCGATCGACGAGCCCATGTACTTCGGCCCCGATGTCCCCACCGCCGAGGGCGTCGCCTACGCGTCCTCGGCCTGGCTGATCGGAAGTCGCAAGAAATGA
- a CDS encoding aminoglycoside phosphotransferase family protein: MTDTSPFPGPSPSAPVPGPSTASSPTSDTKTVEALVSLGSRYLGQVPAFEADRPWWSEVAATTRYLDELLGVPTFVLRLVHADNAELGHGGRVVFHVQATGEPRAGVLDPTPRPDWPDIIAPQPLRATWAEVDGPQRLVDWATGIVGSTGKPVQYKTWNLSCLIQLPGAGAWAKATSRFCSVDADVINHVHQYDEALAPAVLGVDLENRWSLLTHAPGTDCWEPDPETVQDIISRWVAVQAAIAGDELRVPRLLPADLPAELDRLLAGEVGERLSPAELSQVGVLRERLPTIVAELEAAGLPNTLVHGDFHPGNWRSDGTNRVIVDWADSNLGHPATDLQRLVNWLPPSKRPLAIQTWADAWQTALPSSDPLRALKPMAILIHLLGAATYQRFLDNIEPDERIYHEDDPTNEVRAAIHAAGY, encoded by the coding sequence ATGACCGACACGTCCCCCTTTCCGGGCCCGTCACCCTCCGCTCCGGTTCCCGGACCTTCCACCGCATCGTCGCCGACCTCTGACACGAAGACCGTCGAGGCGCTGGTCAGCCTCGGCAGCCGGTACTTGGGACAGGTACCGGCTTTCGAGGCGGATCGGCCGTGGTGGTCGGAGGTCGCGGCGACGACTCGCTATCTCGACGAACTGCTTGGCGTACCGACCTTCGTGCTGCGGCTCGTGCATGCCGACAACGCGGAGCTTGGGCATGGCGGGCGGGTCGTCTTCCATGTCCAGGCGACCGGGGAGCCGCGGGCCGGCGTACTCGATCCGACGCCGCGTCCGGATTGGCCGGACATCATCGCGCCGCAGCCGTTGCGGGCGACCTGGGCCGAGGTCGACGGCCCGCAACGGCTGGTGGACTGGGCGACCGGGATCGTCGGCTCGACGGGCAAGCCGGTCCAGTACAAGACCTGGAATCTGTCCTGCTTGATCCAACTGCCGGGTGCCGGCGCCTGGGCCAAGGCGACCAGCCGTTTCTGCAGCGTCGACGCGGACGTGATCAACCACGTCCACCAGTACGACGAAGCGCTCGCGCCGGCGGTTCTCGGGGTCGATCTCGAGAACCGCTGGTCTCTGCTCACCCACGCCCCTGGTACCGACTGCTGGGAACCCGATCCAGAGACTGTCCAAGACATCATCAGCCGCTGGGTCGCAGTACAGGCTGCGATCGCCGGCGACGAGTTGCGTGTCCCTAGGCTGCTTCCCGCTGACCTGCCGGCGGAGCTCGATCGCTTGCTCGCGGGTGAGGTCGGCGAACGCTTGTCCCCTGCTGAGCTCAGTCAGGTGGGCGTACTCCGCGAGCGGCTCCCCACCATCGTCGCCGAACTGGAGGCGGCCGGGCTCCCGAACACCCTTGTCCACGGCGACTTCCACCCCGGCAACTGGCGCTCCGACGGCACGAACCGAGTAATCGTCGACTGGGCCGACAGCAACCTCGGCCACCCGGCTACCGACCTCCAACGCCTGGTCAACTGGCTGCCCCCGTCGAAGCGGCCCCTCGCAATCCAGACCTGGGCCGATGCCTGGCAAACCGCCCTACCGTCTAGCGATCCGCTGCGCGCCCTCAAGCCGATGGCCATCCTCATCCACCTACTCGGCGCTGCCACCTATCAGCGCTTCCTCGACAACATCGAGCCCGACGAACGCATCTACCACGAAGACGATCCGACGAACGAGGTGCGCGCAGCCATCCACGCGGCGGGATACTGA
- a CDS encoding ABC transporter ATP-binding protein has product MSAAITTSRLVKKYRTTRAVDGVTLSAAPGVVGLLGPNGAGKTTLMRMIATVVAPDAGSMRLLELDPADPRERVEIRRRIGYLPQAPALYAGFTPFDLVDYVAVLKEHTDRSWRRRETRRVLELVGLQDQMHMKIRILSDGMKQRVALATALIGTPELLVLDEPATGLDLQQRLHLGSLLAQSPTVIFATHNIAEMAALCQHVYVMVAGRIRFSGRPAELTELAVGQVWEDDRQDSNTIRSWPTSAGTYRHLGRPPANAQMVEPSLDDGYLLLVSQAQQQ; this is encoded by the coding sequence ATGAGCGCAGCCATTACGACGAGCAGGCTCGTGAAGAAGTACCGCACGACGCGGGCTGTCGACGGGGTCACCCTGTCGGCGGCGCCGGGGGTCGTCGGTCTGCTCGGCCCCAACGGCGCAGGCAAAACGACGCTCATGCGGATGATCGCCACGGTGGTGGCGCCCGACGCGGGCAGCATGCGACTGCTCGAACTCGATCCGGCCGATCCCCGCGAGCGTGTTGAGATCCGCCGCCGGATCGGCTATCTGCCGCAGGCGCCCGCCCTGTACGCGGGGTTTACACCTTTCGATCTGGTGGACTACGTCGCGGTACTCAAGGAGCACACCGACCGCTCATGGCGCCGGCGAGAGACCCGGCGAGTGCTCGAACTAGTTGGCCTCCAAGACCAGATGCACATGAAGATCCGCATTCTGTCCGATGGCATGAAGCAGCGCGTTGCACTGGCGACCGCGCTGATCGGCACCCCCGAACTCCTCGTGCTCGACGAGCCGGCCACCGGCCTCGACCTGCAGCAGCGTCTTCATCTCGGCTCACTACTCGCACAGTCGCCGACCGTGATTTTCGCGACTCACAACATCGCCGAGATGGCCGCGCTCTGCCAGCACGTCTACGTGATGGTCGCAGGCCGCATCCGCTTCTCGGGAAGGCCGGCCGAACTCACCGAGCTGGCCGTTGGGCAGGTTTGGGAGGACGATCGGCAAGACTCGAACACGATCCGCAGCTGGCCGACCTCTGCCGGAACCTACCGCCACCTTGGTCGGCCACCAGCCAACGCGCAGATGGTCGAGCCGAGCCTCGATGACGGATATCTGCTGCTCGTCAGTCAGGCGCAACAGCAATGA